The proteins below are encoded in one region of Streptomyces cyanogenus:
- a CDS encoding ABC transporter substrate-binding protein: MRQPSVIARRVAAASVSLVVAAGAAACGPEDSDAKGSGGDSTPHKGGTLTVLNSEPQTDFDPARLYTSGGGNVPSLVFRTLTTRNRENGAAGAKVVPDLATDTGRPNKDATVWTYTLKKGLKYEDGTPITSADVKYGIERSFAPELSGGAPYLRDWLAGAAGYQGPYKDKKGLSAIETPDARTIVFHLNKPEGEFPYLATQTQFAPVPKSRDTGTKYESHPVSSGPYRVVRNENDGEHLLLERNPHWSAATDEERKAYPDTIDVRSGLDSSVINQRLSASQGADAAAVTTDTNLGPAELAKVTGDRELAARVGTGHFGYTNYLAFNPRVKPFDKPEVRQAISYALDRSSVVNAAGGSALAEPATTFLPDQKSFGYTPYDPFPAGASGNPAKAGELLARAGYKNGLTITLTHSNDKNFETGPEVATAVQDALKKAGITVELQGLEDNDYRDKIHSVKSEPGLFLAHWGADWPSGGPFLAPIFDGRQIVKDGANFNTGQLNDKSVNEEIDAINKLTDLDAAARRWGALDKKIGEKALVVPLFHPVYKRLYGKDVKNVVISDWTGVLDISQVAVK; the protein is encoded by the coding sequence ATGCGTCAACCGTCCGTCATAGCGCGCCGCGTGGCAGCGGCATCCGTCAGCCTGGTCGTGGCAGCGGGCGCCGCCGCCTGCGGCCCGGAGGACAGCGATGCCAAGGGTTCCGGTGGCGACTCCACGCCCCACAAGGGCGGCACGCTCACGGTGCTGAACTCCGAGCCGCAGACCGACTTCGACCCCGCGCGCCTGTACACCTCCGGCGGCGGAAACGTGCCCTCGCTGGTCTTCCGCACCCTCACCACGCGCAACCGCGAGAACGGCGCGGCCGGCGCCAAGGTCGTCCCGGACCTCGCCACCGACACCGGACGCCCCAACAAGGACGCGACCGTGTGGACGTACACCCTGAAGAAGGGCCTGAAGTACGAGGACGGCACCCCGATCACCTCGGCCGACGTCAAGTACGGCATCGAGCGCTCCTTCGCACCCGAACTCTCCGGAGGCGCACCCTACTTGCGGGACTGGCTGGCCGGCGCCGCCGGCTACCAGGGGCCGTACAAGGACAAGAAGGGCCTGTCCGCGATCGAGACGCCGGACGCCCGGACCATCGTCTTCCACCTGAACAAGCCCGAGGGCGAGTTCCCCTACCTCGCCACGCAGACACAGTTCGCCCCGGTGCCCAAGAGCAGGGACACGGGCACCAAGTACGAGTCGCACCCGGTCTCCTCCGGCCCGTACAGGGTCGTCAGGAACGAGAACGACGGCGAGCACCTCCTCCTGGAGCGCAACCCGCACTGGTCGGCGGCGACCGACGAGGAGCGCAAGGCGTACCCGGACACCATCGACGTGCGCTCCGGCCTCGACTCCTCGGTGATCAACCAGCGGCTGTCCGCCTCCCAGGGCGCGGACGCCGCCGCCGTCACCACGGACACCAACCTCGGCCCGGCCGAACTCGCCAAGGTGACCGGCGACAGGGAACTGGCCGCGCGCGTGGGCACCGGCCACTTCGGCTACACGAACTACCTCGCCTTCAACCCGAGGGTGAAGCCGTTCGACAAGCCCGAGGTGCGCCAGGCGATCTCCTACGCCCTCGACCGGTCCTCCGTGGTCAACGCGGCCGGCGGCAGCGCCCTCGCCGAGCCCGCCACCACCTTCCTGCCGGACCAGAAGTCCTTCGGGTACACGCCGTACGACCCGTTCCCGGCGGGCGCGTCCGGCAACCCGGCCAAGGCCGGGGAACTGCTGGCGCGGGCCGGTTACAAGAACGGTCTCACCATCACGCTGACCCATTCCAACGACAAGAACTTCGAGACCGGCCCGGAGGTCGCCACCGCCGTCCAGGACGCGCTCAAGAAGGCCGGCATCACGGTCGAACTGCAGGGCCTGGAGGACAACGACTACCGGGACAAGATCCACAGCGTGAAGAGCGAGCCGGGCCTCTTCCTCGCCCACTGGGGTGCCGACTGGCCCTCCGGCGGCCCCTTCCTCGCCCCCATCTTCGACGGCCGGCAGATCGTCAAGGATGGAGCGAACTTCAACACGGGCCAGCTCAACGACAAGTCGGTCAATGAAGAGATTGACGCGATCAACAAGTTGACCGACCTTGACGCCGCCGCCCGGCGATGGGGTGCACTGGACAAGAAGATCGGCGAGAAGGCCCTCGTCGTGCCGCTGT
- a CDS encoding Ms4533A family Cys-rich leader peptide: MWSSHAVCSSAAIELALIGVTALCVADIDCR, encoded by the coding sequence ATGTGGTCTAGTCATGCCGTCTGCAGCAGCGCCGCCATCGAGCTGGCGCTCATCGGCGTGACCGCACTCTGCGTGGCCGACATCGACTGTCGCTGA